A stretch of DNA from Methylosinus sp. LW4:
ACGATCAGGAGGAGCGCGTGCTGGCGGCGCTGAAGAAAAAGCGCCTGGAGCTGGCGCGCGACGCCGGCCTGCCCGCCTATATGGTGTTCCCCGATCGCACGCTGATCGAGATGGCGTCGCGCCGCCCGGCGACGCTCGACGAAATGCGCCGCGTGCAAGGCGTCGGCGAGCACAAGCTCGCGCAATATGGCGACGCTTTCCTCGAGGCGCTGTCCGACGCGCTGCGCTGAGCCGGCGCTCTCGGCGACGGCGACAGGCGCGGAACCACCTCCGTCATCTTCGACGCCTATGACGGAGAGCTTCGCCATCATCCGCGTCGAGAGTCGTTCCGGCTCAGATCGAAGCGGAATGACTCTAGTTTCCCTTGTTCCATCATGTTTTCCTTACGCGAACCGGTCCCCGCTTCGCTCGAAAACACTCTAAAAGCGCGCGGCGCGCAAAGCGCATTCGACCGCGCATGCGTTTTCAGAAATGTCTCGCGAAAGTAACACGACAGGTTGGTGAAAGATTCGCCGATGAATTTTGTCGTTCGATTGCAGTCGAAAGAGAGTGCGTTATAAGAGAGCGGCATGCTGCGCCGGAGCGAGTTCTGCTCTGTTCCGCGGCGCGTTTCGCCGTGAGGTTCATGTGAGGCTTCATCCTGACGCATATTCTCGGACGACGCGCGCAGAGCGTCGCCCGACGAGCGTAGATCCCTTGTTTTTGCTTGCTCGGAGCGAGAGACGAGACGCGCAGTCCAGCGCGCTTTCTTCCTATCGTCTACGTCGAAGCCTCCGCGACATAGCGATGATCTCTGTCTTCGCTCTGCCTGCGCCCGCTCTTTGCGAGGAGGCGACGGAGGAAGCGAGAGTCGGCGTCGCGCAGATGCGGCCGGGAGAAAAAAAGGAGAAGGACGACGCGCCGAAGGCGAAGAGTCTCGGCAAGGATGTCGCCGGCGTCTTCGTCAATGCGTCGGTCTCCGATTCTGGCTATTCGCCGGGCTTTGTGATGCGCGGCTTTCCCGGCGGGCTCACTTTGTTCGACGGCGCCGCGCATGGCTTCACCTCGCAGGAGGTCAATCTTTCGACGGTCGATCACGTCGAATTCTACAAAGGCCCTTCCGCCATGCTGTTCGGCAAGGCGCTCGGCGGCTATGGCGGCTCGGCGAACTACATACGCAAGGCGCCGACGACAGAGACTTTCGCGCGCGGAACGGCGACGATCGGCGCCTATGACGTCTATCGCACGACCTTCGATGTGAACGCGCCGCTGAACGACGCGCAGACGCTGCTGTTCCGCATGACCGGCTTCGCGCAGAGCGTCGGCAGCTTCGTCGATTATGTGCGCTCGCGCGGATTCCTCCTCGCGCCGACGGGAACGCTCATCCTCGACAATGGCGACAAGGCGACATTGCGCGCCGAATATAGCGCATCGCGCCTCGTCTATCGCGACGGCGCGCCGGCCGCGCCGATCTTTCTACATGCGCCGCGCTCCTTCTACGCAGGCGCGCCGGTCTATGAGCATGAGACGCCGAATGCGGCGGATTTCACCTTCACCTATGAGCACGCCTTCGGCGCCGACTGGTCGCTCACATCGGTCGTCGATTATTCGCTGAACGGCAACCAATACGGCTGGTTTCAGGGCTGGGGCTATGACGGCCTCCATTCGGTGACGCTCGGCCGCCCGGTGCGGACGCATCAGGCGTCGCGAAGCTTCGACGCGCAGCTGCGGCTGAACGGACGCTTCTCGACCGGCGATATCGGCCACAGCGTTTTTCTCGGGCTCGAGCATTGGGACTATTTCTTCGGCCATGACGAAAAATTCGCGCGCGACACGCTGCCGAACATCGACATAGGCGCGCCGATCTATCCGGTCGGCGTCGATTTTTTCGGCGCGCAATGGGCCAATGGCGCGGCGCGCGCCTGGAGCCGCTCCGTCTATGCGCAGGATCTCATCGATCTCTCGCCGCAATGGCGCATTCTCTTCGGCGGCCGCTATGATCTGCTGGCGCAGCGCGAGACCGTCTTCGATCCTCTCGGCGCGCTCTCTGGAACATCGTCCTCCACGATCGGCAAGGGAATCCGCGGCTATTTCAGCCCGCGCGCCGGCCTATTGTATCGGCCGGACGACGAGACGCATTTCTTTGCCGCCTTCGGGCGCTCGCTCATTCCCAATATTTCCGTGCGCGTGCGCGGCGGCGACGCGCCGCCGCCGCAACAGGACACACAATATGAGGTCGGCTTCGAGCGGCGCTTTCCAGACTATAAAGCGCGCTTCGAAGTGGGCCTTTTCGATGTGACGCGCGATCATGTCGCCATCGCCGATCCCGCTGATCCGGGCGGCTTCTACGCCCTCGTCACAGGACGCCAGCACAGCCATGGCGTCGAATTTCATCTCTCCGCCGAAATTCTTCCCGGATTGAACGCGAGCGGCGCCGCCACTTTTCTGCACGCCGTCGTCGCAAAGGATTCCAACGTCCCCTCGCAAGCGGGCAGCGATCTCCTCGGCGCGCCGCGCCGCGTCTTCAGCGTCAGCCTCGACTACAAGCCGGAATGGGATTTCCTGCGCGGATTGGAACTGGGCGCGAGCTATTATTACGCCAGCGCGGCGGAGGCGACGCTGCCCAATGTCTATGGCTTCACCCTCGCGCCGCAGCAAATGCTCGGCGCCTCGCTCGGCTATCGTTTCGACGAGCATTGGAAGCTCGACGTGAGCGCCAGCAATCTCACCGATCGACCGAATTTCACGTCCGGCGGCGCGCTCTTTCGCGGCGAGCCGCGCTCGATCTCGGCGACGGTGTCGTTCAAATATTGAACGCTCAGCCGCGCAGCGTCGCGCCGATCAGCACGAGGCACGGCCCTTCGAGCGTCTCCTGCGCGACGCGCTGCGGCAGATCGCCGATCGAGCCCGCGATGATGCGCTGCTGCGGCGTGCTGGCGCGCTCGACGAGAAAGGCCGGGGTCGCAGGGTCCATGCCCTCCTCGAGCAGGCGCTTCGACAGAGCGGGAAGCGTGCGATTGCCCATATAGACCGCCGTGGTCGCGCGGCGGTCGGCGAGCGCGCGCCAATCTATGTCCTCGGGGAATTTGCCGTCGCTCGTATGCGCGGTGACGAATTGCACGCGGCGCGCCGTGTCGCGATTGGTGAGCGAGACCTCGAGCGCCGCCGCCGCCGCCAGCGCCGCCGTCACGCCGGGCACGATCTCCGCCTCGAGGCCGGCGGCGCGAATGGCGCCGATTTCCTCATTGGCGCGGCCGAAGATCATCGGATCGCCGCCCTTGAGGCGCACGACATTCTTGCCCTCCTTGGCGAGCTTCACCAGAAGAGCGGTGATCTCCTCCTGCTTCACCGAAGGCGCATAGCCGCGCTTGCCGACATTGATGCGCACCGCCTCGCGCCGCGCGAGATCGAGCACGGCGGCGGGCACCAGATCGTCGAAGAGAACGACATCGGCGCCGACGAGCGCGCGCAGGCCTTTCAGCGTCAGCAGTTCCGGGTCGCCCGGCCCGGCGCCGACCAGAGTGACGCGACCGCGCGCGGACGTTTCATCAGCGCGACGCGTCTCCTCGAGCAGCGCGTCGAGATCGCCGTCCTGCGGCGCATGCTCGACGCGTGCAAAAGCTTCGCGGGTGAACCGGCGCCAGAAATCGCGGCGCGCGAAAAAATCGAGGCCGGAGGCCATCACGCGCGGACGCCAGGCGCGCGCCGCTCTGGTCCAGGCGGAGAAGCTCGACGGAATCAGCGTCTCGACGCGGGCGCGCACGGCCTGGGCGAAGGCCGGCGCCGCGCCGCTGGTGGAGACGCCGATGACCAGCGGCGAGCGATTGACGATGGCGCCCATCAGAAAATCGCTGAGCGCCGGCCGGTCGGTGAGATTGACGGGAACGCCCTGCGCTTTCGCGGCGTCGCGAAAGGTCTGCGCCTCGGAATCGTCCTCGATGACGGCGAGCGCCATGGCCGCCCCGGCGAGGTCGTCCGCTCGCCAGCCGCGCTCATGCAGGGTGAGGCGCGCGCGCGCCGCGGCGACGGCCTGGAGGCGCGGCGAGGGAGACGCCGCGAAGACATCGACCTGCGCGCCGGCCGCGGCGGCGAGATCCGCCTTCCAAGCCGCGCCATCGGAGCCGCCCGCGACGACCACG
This window harbors:
- the cysG gene encoding siroheme synthase CysG, giving the protein MTRKPDEVPAELMQELATLPVFYALEGRRVVVAGGSDGAAWKADLAAAAGAQVDVFAASPSPRLQAVAAARARLTLHERGWRADDLAGAAMALAVIEDDSEAQTFRDAAKAQGVPVNLTDRPALSDFLMGAIVNRSPLVIGVSTSGAAPAFAQAVRARVETLIPSSFSAWTRAARAWRPRVMASGLDFFARRDFWRRFTREAFARVEHAPQDGDLDALLEETRRADETSARGRVTLVGAGPGDPELLTLKGLRALVGADVVLFDDLVPAAVLDLARREAVRINVGKRGYAPSVKQEEITALLVKLAKEGKNVVRLKGGDPMIFGRANEEIGAIRAAGLEAEIVPGVTAALAAAAALEVSLTNRDTARRVQFVTAHTSDGKFPEDIDWRALADRRATTAVYMGNRTLPALSKRLLEEGMDPATPAFLVERASTPQQRIIAGSIGDLPQRVAQETLEGPCLVLIGATLRG
- a CDS encoding TonB-dependent receptor; translation: MISVFALPAPALCEEATEEARVGVAQMRPGEKKEKDDAPKAKSLGKDVAGVFVNASVSDSGYSPGFVMRGFPGGLTLFDGAAHGFTSQEVNLSTVDHVEFYKGPSAMLFGKALGGYGGSANYIRKAPTTETFARGTATIGAYDVYRTTFDVNAPLNDAQTLLFRMTGFAQSVGSFVDYVRSRGFLLAPTGTLILDNGDKATLRAEYSASRLVYRDGAPAAPIFLHAPRSFYAGAPVYEHETPNAADFTFTYEHAFGADWSLTSVVDYSLNGNQYGWFQGWGYDGLHSVTLGRPVRTHQASRSFDAQLRLNGRFSTGDIGHSVFLGLEHWDYFFGHDEKFARDTLPNIDIGAPIYPVGVDFFGAQWANGAARAWSRSVYAQDLIDLSPQWRILFGGRYDLLAQRETVFDPLGALSGTSSSTIGKGIRGYFSPRAGLLYRPDDETHFFAAFGRSLIPNISVRVRGGDAPPPQQDTQYEVGFERRFPDYKARFEVGLFDVTRDHVAIADPADPGGFYALVTGRQHSHGVEFHLSAEILPGLNASGAATFLHAVVAKDSNVPSQAGSDLLGAPRRVFSVSLDYKPEWDFLRGLELGASYYYASAAEATLPNVYGFTLAPQQMLGASLGYRFDEHWKLDVSASNLTDRPNFTSGGALFRGEPRSISATVSFKY